The proteins below come from a single Vampirovibrio chlorellavorus genomic window:
- the pseB gene encoding UDP-N-acetylglucosamine 4,6-dehydratase (inverting), which yields MFDGKSILITGGTGSFGKKAVKTLLERYKPKKIIIFSRDEYKQYVMQQTYNAPCMRYFIGDVRDAQRLDMAMSDVDVVIHAAALKHVPIAEYNPQECIHTNVTGAENVIRACLDHEVERVIALSTDKAANPINLYGATKLVSDKLFVAANNLAGRKPTRFSVVRYGNVVGSRGSVIPFFKKLMQDKVSELPITDPRMTRFWITLSQGVDFVLDSFMRMKGGEIFVPKLPSTRITDLAEALYPGVPHKFVGIRPGEKLHEVMCPSDDSHLTLEFETYYVIQPTIQFSNDIQYDTNQLGHRGKPVELGFEYNSANNPVFLSSEEIQALVTLDEIEV from the coding sequence ATGTTTGATGGTAAATCCATTTTAATTACCGGGGGAACCGGTTCTTTTGGCAAAAAGGCGGTCAAGACCCTTCTGGAGCGGTACAAGCCCAAAAAAATCATTATCTTTTCTCGGGATGAGTACAAGCAGTACGTCATGCAGCAAACTTACAACGCCCCCTGCATGCGGTACTTCATTGGCGATGTGCGGGACGCCCAGCGTCTGGATATGGCCATGAGCGACGTGGATGTGGTGATTCACGCGGCAGCCCTGAAGCATGTGCCCATTGCCGAATACAACCCGCAGGAGTGTATCCATACCAACGTGACTGGTGCGGAAAATGTGATTCGGGCCTGTCTGGATCACGAGGTGGAGCGGGTCATTGCCCTGTCTACGGACAAAGCGGCCAATCCCATCAACCTGTACGGGGCCACCAAGCTGGTGTCCGATAAACTGTTTGTGGCCGCCAACAATCTGGCGGGGCGCAAGCCAACCCGTTTTTCCGTAGTGCGCTATGGCAACGTGGTGGGTTCCCGTGGCTCGGTGATTCCGTTTTTCAAAAAACTGATGCAAGACAAGGTCAGTGAATTGCCCATTACCGACCCGCGCATGACCCGCTTCTGGATTACCCTGTCCCAGGGTGTGGACTTTGTGCTGGATTCCTTTATGCGCATGAAGGGCGGCGAAATTTTCGTGCCCAAATTGCCCTCTACCCGCATTACCGATTTGGCGGAAGCCTTGTATCCCGGCGTGCCACATAAATTTGTGGGCATTCGCCCCGGAGAAAAACTGCATGAGGTGATGTGCCCCAGCGATGACTCTCACTTGACGCTGGAGTTTGAGACCTATTACGTTATCCAGCCCACCATTCAATTTTCCAATGATATTCAGTATGACACCAATCAACTGGGGCATCGTGGAAAGCCGGTTGAACTCGGCTTTGAGTACAACTCGGCCAACAACCCGGTCTTTCTCTCCTCAGAGGAAATTCAGGCGCTGGTGACGCTGGATGAAATCGAGGTTTAA